Proteins found in one Ptychodera flava strain L36383 chromosome 3, AS_Pfla_20210202, whole genome shotgun sequence genomic segment:
- the LOC139129295 gene encoding protein NLRC3-like, which translates to MGKRMKLMHELTYLDLSHNNIGDSGANSLRGGMMLMRKLAHLNLSHNNITERGTESLSEVFSSKHGVTQLDFSHNNIGDSGAKTLSEAMRSMHKLTHFNLSYSDIGDSGIKSLSESLGSKHELTHLDLSHNNIGKSGAECLSELLESMHELTHLDLSHNNIEERGAESLSEGIRSMHGLTHCHLSHNNIGDRGVTSLSFKMRLMDALEHLDLSNNNIGERGAMTLNFGMMSMHGFTYLDLSHNNIGHRGLKRLSGVMKSMHRLAHLDLSCNDIGAGGTRSLSKILRSMYELVHINLSNNNIGNSGAVSLSKVMRSMNGLTHLDISHNSIGDRGAKSLSVGMGSMCGLGYLDLSHNKIGDIGVKSFSEEMLSMYELTHLDLSYNNIGDLGAQSLSEGMRTLCGLAFLDLCHNNIGDNGAKSLSEAMWSMYELTHLGLSHNNIGHIGAQSLSEGFWSMYGFTHIDLSHNNIETAEWSREF; encoded by the coding sequence ATGGGTAAACGAATGAAGTTAATGCATGAACTCACCTATCTTGATCTAAGTCATAATAATATAGGAGACAGTGGAGCAAACAGTTTGAGGGGAGGGATGATGTTAATGCGTAAACTTGCTCATCTTAatctcagtcataataacataacaGAGAGAGGCAcagagagtttgagtgaagtgtTCAGCTCAAAGCATGGGGTTACTCAACTCGATTTTAGCCACAATAATATAGGGGACAGTGGAGCAAAAACTTTAAGTGAAGCGATGAGGTCAATGCATAAACTTACACATTTCAATCTCAGTTACAGTGACATAGGGGACAGTGGCATAAAGAGTTTGAGCGAATCATTAGGGTCAAAACATGAACTTACACATCtcgatcttagtcataataacataggaaaAAGTGGTGCAGAGTGTTTGAGTGAATTATTGGAGTCAATGCATGAACTTACTCACCtagatcttagtcataataacatagaaGAACGTGGTGcagagagtttgagtgaagggataAGGTCgatgcatggacttactcattgtcaccttagtcataataacataggagaccgTGGGGTTACGAGTTTGAGTTTTAAGATGAGGTTAATGGATGCACTCGAACACCTTGATCTAAGCAATAATAATATTGGCGAAAGAGGTGCCATGACTTTGAATTTTGGGATGATGTCAATGCATGGATTTACctatcttgatcttagtcataacaACATAGGACACAGGGGTTTAAAGAGGTTAAGTGGAGTAATGAAGTCAATGCACAGACTTGCTCATCTGGATCTTAGTTGTAATGATATAGGAGCTGGTGGTACAAGGAGTTTGAGTAAAATCTTGAGGTCAATGTATGAACTTGTTCATATAAATCTCAGTAACAACAATATTGGAAATAGTGGTGCAGTGAGTTTGAGTAAAGTGATGAGGTCAATGAATGGACTGACTCATCTTGATATTAGCCATAACAGCATCGGAGACAGAGGTGCTAAGAGTTTGAGTGTGGGTATGGGGTCAATGTGTGGACTTGGgtatcttgatcttagtcataataaaataGGAGACATTGGTGTGAAGAGCTTTAGTGAAGAAATGTTGTCAATGTATGAACTTACCCATCTTGATCTCAGCTACAATAACATAGGAGACCTAGGTGCACAGAGTTTAAGTGAAGGAATGAGAACACTGTGTGGACTTGCTTTTCTTGATCTttgtcataataacataggagacaatggtgcaaagagtttgagtgaagcgATGTGGTCAATGTATGAGCTTACTCATCTTggtcttagtcataataacataggacaCATTGGTGCACAGAGTTTAAGTGAAGGGTTTTGGTCAATGTATGGATTTACTCATATCGATctgagtcataataacatagagACAGCTGAGTGGAGTAGAGAGTTTTAG